In the genome of Halorussus vallis, one region contains:
- a CDS encoding J domain-containing protein, whose translation MRWTPAAASRRTSGRTRVIRPKLARARRILDMQQTKQESRIDWPTGFDRTPAAEQTRNNRFKKSLRQSIDDLADEFERVGVDDWRLSTGAEHQKENPRYPYADASPDDPGAVARWRMDGEQYAVACDRYSGLRDNIRTLYLYIREKRKMENRPVATGESEFANARLPPGDDDRGMVVARPPADEKEPHEVLGVAPEAPEGVIKAAARELKKENHPDNGGDTTAFKRVVSAETELLE comes from the coding sequence ATGAGATGGACGCCAGCGGCCGCGTCAAGACGTACATCTGGGCGTACGAGGGTGATTCGACCGAAGTTAGCGAGGGCGAGGAGGATACTTGATATGCAACAAACTAAACAGGAAAGTAGAATAGACTGGCCGACCGGATTCGACCGAACCCCTGCGGCGGAACAAACGCGAAACAACCGCTTCAAGAAGTCACTTCGGCAGTCCATCGACGACCTCGCCGACGAGTTCGAACGCGTCGGAGTGGATGATTGGCGACTCTCGACGGGTGCGGAACACCAGAAAGAGAACCCGCGCTATCCCTACGCGGACGCTTCGCCGGACGACCCCGGAGCGGTGGCTCGCTGGCGGATGGACGGCGAACAGTACGCGGTGGCGTGCGACCGCTACTCGGGTCTCCGCGACAACATTCGGACGCTCTACCTCTACATCCGTGAGAAACGGAAGATGGAGAACCGGCCGGTGGCGACCGGAGAAAGTGAGTTCGCAAACGCTCGACTCCCGCCGGGAGACGACGACCGCGGAATGGTGGTCGCTCGACCACCGGCCGACGAGAAGGAACCGCACGAGGTTCTCGGGGTCGCGCCGGAAGCGCCAGAGGGCGTCATCAAGGCGGCCGCGCGGGAGTTGAAGAAAGAGAACCACCCGGACAACGGCGGTGACACGACCGCGTTCAAGCGGGTCGTGAGTGCCGAGACGGAGCTACTTGAATGA
- a CDS encoding SPL family radical SAM protein, translating to MNGIESVEVRTAEDPTKTILSKSALSEKHLCDYVINVATGCRHGCQFCYVPATPNIRTRGEMLAEHADVADSQQEWGEYVLYRDTIPEELPGLLDRKRTWKRTENGCGIVGLSFSTDCYMDRRAGDITRAAVETLAEHGHYARVLTRNPLNAVRHLDTFREAGEHVIVGSSINSLDANELGAVERRAPSPDARLRGLERFADAGVPVFVSMSPTYPTMDRADLRELMVRISALDPAVVFHEPINPRGANFDMTVEAAWSAGEDDLGAALARLRGREQWVEYACQHFQWVQELAEELDVPIHLWPDKQLVATVDGERERWLQAWRERQSPEAFAGRDTPDEGLPPLPSALDAYQEDR from the coding sequence ATGAACGGAATCGAATCGGTAGAGGTTCGGACTGCCGAGGACCCGACGAAGACGATTCTCTCCAAATCGGCGCTGTCGGAAAAGCACCTCTGCGACTACGTTATCAACGTCGCGACCGGCTGTCGGCACGGCTGCCAGTTCTGCTACGTACCTGCGACGCCGAACATCCGGACACGCGGGGAGATGCTGGCCGAGCACGCCGACGTCGCGGACAGCCAGCAGGAATGGGGCGAGTACGTCCTCTACCGGGACACCATCCCGGAGGAACTACCCGGTCTGCTTGACCGCAAGCGGACGTGGAAGCGGACCGAGAACGGCTGTGGAATCGTTGGACTGTCGTTCTCGACGGATTGCTACATGGATAGGCGAGCGGGCGACATCACGCGGGCAGCGGTCGAAACGCTCGCTGAGCATGGCCACTACGCGCGAGTCCTGACACGGAATCCCTTGAACGCCGTCCGTCACCTGGATACGTTTCGAGAGGCGGGCGAGCACGTTATCGTCGGGTCGTCGATTAACTCGCTCGACGCGAACGAACTCGGCGCGGTAGAGCGCCGGGCACCCTCTCCGGATGCGAGACTCCGGGGTCTCGAACGCTTCGCGGACGCGGGCGTTCCGGTGTTCGTCTCAATGAGTCCGACCTATCCGACGATGGACCGCGCGGATCTTCGTGAGCTGATGGTGCGAATCAGCGCGCTCGACCCGGCGGTCGTCTTCCACGAACCCATCAATCCGCGTGGGGCGAACTTCGATATGACCGTGGAGGCCGCCTGGAGTGCGGGCGAAGACGACCTTGGCGCGGCGCTGGCGCGACTCCGGGGTCGCGAGCAGTGGGTCGAGTACGCCTGCCAGCACTTCCAGTGGGTACAGGAACTCGCGGAAGAACTCGACGTGCCGATTCATCTGTGGCCGGACAAGCAACTCGTCGCGACCGTCGACGGTGAGCGTGAACGCTGGCTTCAGGCGTGGCGGGAACGCCAGTCCCCCGAGGCGTTTGCCGGACGTGACACACCCGACGAAGGACTGCCGCCGCTCCCGTCGGCGCTCGACGCCTACCAGGAGGACCGATGA
- a CDS encoding Cdc6/Cdc18 family protein, producing MNAIDKKARSSVFRDRDALREQYSPDSLVGRDDEWDRLTDELMDIYWGDLPDDIVIYGPNGSGKTETIRKALDGFETAEGVQTDLVTARVNCTNAKNDTDLARLVINEFRFKHEKVKRGSHDVYETLWEELDSLGTEDEETILLLVLDEIARSNSIDEFVYQFSRSTDEFLDTVRPCLVAVSSDASIMEDLDSDSESSFNPTEIQFDPYDANQLRQILKHRADVAFRDTELVETGQGLVLDSEVLADDVIPLAAAVSTADGAGDARKALDVLSKAGKLAYREQAEQVTAEHVREAEERYSEEQVLRLLRKLDDNGQAIAYALVTLIADGMEAPSTARVYKRYKRIVNHGGKDAVSKRWARNHLNRLDKLGLTDAHTEDGQGSPKVHPLSGYEVETVLGALSQQVEFYGAHESIANLENVVAE from the coding sequence ATGAACGCCATAGACAAAAAGGCGCGTAGCTCGGTCTTCCGGGACCGAGACGCGCTCAGAGAGCAGTATTCGCCGGACTCACTCGTCGGCCGCGACGACGAATGGGACCGACTCACCGACGAATTGATGGACATCTACTGGGGCGACCTCCCCGACGACATCGTTATCTACGGGCCGAACGGGTCGGGGAAAACCGAAACCATCCGGAAAGCACTCGACGGATTCGAGACTGCCGAGGGTGTCCAAACAGACCTCGTTACTGCACGCGTCAATTGCACGAACGCGAAGAACGACACGGATCTCGCCCGTCTCGTCATCAACGAGTTCCGCTTTAAGCACGAGAAGGTGAAACGCGGTTCACACGACGTGTACGAGACGCTTTGGGAGGAACTCGACAGCCTCGGCACTGAAGACGAGGAGACGATTCTGCTGCTCGTGCTCGACGAGATAGCGCGGTCGAACTCGATAGACGAGTTCGTCTACCAGTTCTCGCGGTCAACCGACGAGTTCCTCGATACCGTGCGGCCGTGTCTCGTCGCGGTGAGTTCCGACGCCTCGATAATGGAGGACCTTGATTCGGACTCGGAGTCGTCGTTCAATCCGACCGAGATTCAGTTCGACCCCTACGACGCGAACCAGCTCCGCCAGATTCTCAAACACCGTGCGGACGTGGCGTTCCGGGACACGGAACTCGTCGAGACGGGCCAGGGCCTCGTTCTGGATAGCGAGGTGCTGGCCGACGATGTGATTCCGCTCGCCGCGGCGGTCTCGACGGCGGACGGCGCTGGCGACGCTCGGAAAGCCCTCGACGTACTGAGCAAGGCCGGGAAGCTCGCGTACCGCGAGCAGGCCGAGCAAGTCACTGCCGAGCACGTGCGAGAGGCCGAGGAACGTTACAGCGAAGAACAGGTGTTGCGGTTGCTCCGGAAGCTCGACGACAACGGGCAAGCGATTGCGTACGCACTCGTGACGCTCATCGCGGACGGGATGGAAGCGCCGTCGACGGCACGGGTCTACAAGCGGTACAAGCGGATCGTCAACCACGGCGGGAAGGACGCCGTCTCGAAGCGGTGGGCGCGTAACCACCTGAACCGACTCGACAAACTCGGGCTGACCGACGCGCACACGGAAGACGGCCAGGGGAGTCCGAAGGTCCATCCGCTGAGCGGGTACGAGGTCGAGACGGTGCTCGGCGCGCTCAGTCAACAGGTTGAGTTCTACGGCGCGCACGAGAGTATCGCGAACTTAGAGAACGTGGTTGCAGAATAG
- a CDS encoding DUF7718 family protein: protein MDERARRSRLLERRTIASPVLNVYTFSEETMTDGPREYDREFSTPHEHRVRRRIGYSHDHGEVTRFVVQLEYKLDDRWAEIVRFDHDPASDFGHDVSKEGVHMDVYRDGEKIQSEEVFPPMPPDEALTFAEEHLNQHAERYIKRFEEWHGIRNL, encoded by the coding sequence GTGGATGAACGCGCTCGTCGAAGCAGACTTCTCGAACGTCGAACTATAGCATCTCCTGTTCTCAATGTCTACACCTTCTCAGAGGAGACGATGACGGATGGACCGAGAGAGTACGACCGAGAGTTCTCGACGCCACACGAACACCGAGTTCGGCGTCGGATCGGGTACAGTCACGACCACGGCGAAGTGACGCGATTCGTCGTGCAGTTAGAGTACAAGCTGGACGACCGGTGGGCTGAAATCGTCCGGTTTGACCACGACCCTGCGAGCGACTTCGGCCACGACGTTTCAAAGGAGGGCGTTCACATGGACGTGTACCGCGACGGTGAGAAGATCCAGTCGGAGGAGGTCTTCCCGCCGATGCCGCCGGACGAGGCGCTGACGTTCGCCGAAGAACACTTGAACCAGCACGCCGAACGATACATCAAGAGGTTTGAGGAATGGCACGGGATCAGGAACCTATGA
- a CDS encoding GNAT family N-acetyltransferase codes for MTTGTMPGLAPTAVYLREIQADDVLEAERLWVSRWGGNPPVPGEPDAWVKRAVDDDSEHVYGVVATTGEQIVGVGLCASVAHKYVRKSYYDGGYVDDLLDRHSGIMHVGIVRQGFESRGIGSRLFKNRLAWLAEYGVERVFGTSWLRNDHHDSSALFEAYGFRPVVEVEGYYGETNDRDQCPDCPGICECTARIYRRDL; via the coding sequence ATGACCACCGGCACCATGCCGGGGCTTGCGCCAACGGCCGTCTATCTCCGCGAGATACAAGCCGACGACGTGCTCGAAGCTGAACGTCTGTGGGTGAGTCGGTGGGGTGGCAACCCACCGGTTCCCGGCGAACCGGACGCGTGGGTCAAACGCGCGGTTGACGACGATTCGGAGCACGTGTATGGGGTTGTGGCGACGACCGGCGAGCAGATCGTCGGCGTCGGCCTGTGTGCGTCGGTCGCCCACAAGTACGTCCGGAAGTCGTACTACGATGGCGGGTACGTTGACGACCTGCTCGACCGGCATTCGGGTATCATGCACGTTGGGATTGTCCGGCAGGGCTTCGAGAGTCGCGGTATCGGCTCACGTCTGTTCAAGAACCGGCTGGCGTGGCTGGCCGAGTATGGCGTCGAGCGCGTGTTCGGCACGTCGTGGCTACGCAACGACCACCACGACAGTAGCGCACTGTTCGAAGCGTATGGATTCCGGCCTGTCGTAGAGGTAGAGGGCTACTACGGCGAGACGAACGACCGGGACCAATGCCCGGACTGTCCTGGTATCTGTGAGTGTACGGCGCGAATCTATCGGAGGGACTTGTGA
- a CDS encoding NEW3 domain-containing protein: MQARTLLSTALMALLLVSVATASGPPQTDLHLTTGNASTTAGNTATLIVTATNTGNQTIGGNYTLTVNNSTLPDGWQADISNQTLVRGPFKSNESRSTTIRVSVPANASVGDTTIQLLLSSGERVWANATADITVQDSTDPSTSSDSDSTESDDSTEVSGGGGGFAAVAASSSQPWWAVLLTPEVGGVIVVLLALLLVLRDR, from the coding sequence ATGCAAGCAAGGACACTCCTCAGCACTGCCCTCATGGCACTTCTCCTCGTAAGCGTCGCGACAGCCAGCGGGCCGCCACAGACAGACCTCCACCTCACCACTGGAAACGCCAGCACGACAGCCGGGAACACTGCTACGCTCATAGTCACAGCCACGAATACTGGCAACCAGACTATCGGTGGAAATTATACACTCACCGTGAACAACTCAACACTCCCCGACGGCTGGCAGGCGGATATCTCGAATCAGACGCTCGTCCGTGGGCCATTCAAATCGAATGAATCCCGATCAACCACGATTCGAGTTTCGGTCCCAGCGAACGCTTCGGTCGGCGATACGACAATTCAGCTTTTGCTCTCCTCGGGTGAACGCGTGTGGGCGAATGCAACTGCTGACATAACGGTGCAAGATTCTACGGACCCATCGACATCATCAGATAGCGATAGCACTGAATCAGACGATTCCACGGAGGTAAGTGGCGGTGGTGGCGGGTTCGCGGCCGTAGCAGCCTCAAGCTCGCAACCGTGGTGGGCAGTACTACTCACCCCGGAAGTCGGCGGTGTGATAGTAGTCTTGCTTGCCTTGTTGTTGGTGTTGAGGGATAGATAG
- a CDS encoding PadR family transcriptional regulator: MSEAHHQSTDADESTTNTDDAPAGLTLAYRRSTAFRQAMLKVIAASGGSRYGLGIKADLEEYYDEEVNHGRLYPNLDALVDAGLLEKSQLDRRTNEYALTADAKRVLVNEHARDAEKLNELEDLDA; encoded by the coding sequence ATGTCCGAAGCACACCACCAATCGACAGACGCAGACGAATCGACCACGAACACCGACGACGCGCCCGCAGGTCTCACGCTCGCGTACCGGCGGAGCACCGCGTTCCGACAAGCGATGCTGAAAGTCATCGCGGCGAGCGGCGGGTCACGGTACGGCCTCGGAATCAAGGCCGACCTCGAAGAGTACTACGACGAGGAGGTCAACCACGGCCGCCTTTACCCGAATCTCGACGCGCTCGTTGACGCCGGGCTTCTGGAAAAGAGCCAGCTCGACCGGCGGACGAATGAGTACGCGCTGACCGCCGACGCGAAGCGTGTGCTCGTGAACGAACACGCCCGAGACGCCGAGAAACTGAACGAATTAGAGGACCTCGACGCGTGA
- a CDS encoding type IV pilin, translated as MNFDKLKAKWSEARAVSPVIGVILMVAITVILAAVIGTFVLGLGKNIQTTAPTASITMDQSGSFAANDAEITINHDSGEKLMTGNMKIVVGGDDSSSTSLVDSWNGNDKEITAGESVTLKSGNTPSTWGPDVTIKVVWTSDDGSTSSVLREYQAN; from the coding sequence ATGAACTTCGACAAACTCAAAGCGAAGTGGTCAGAAGCACGCGCAGTTTCGCCCGTGATTGGCGTGATATTAATGGTCGCCATTACTGTTATATTAGCCGCAGTAATCGGGACGTTCGTCCTCGGGCTCGGAAAGAACATACAGACCACCGCACCTACTGCTTCAATTACTATGGATCAGTCGGGGTCGTTCGCTGCAAACGATGCAGAGATTACCATCAATCATGATAGCGGTGAAAAGTTGATGACCGGCAATATGAAGATAGTAGTCGGTGGCGATGATTCAAGCTCTACAAGTCTCGTTGACAGTTGGAATGGAAATGACAAAGAAATCACTGCGGGAGAATCTGTCACGCTAAAATCCGGCAATACACCCTCTACGTGGGGCCCCGACGTGACAATCAAAGTCGTCTGGACTTCCGATGATGGGAGCACGTCCAGCGTGCTTCGAGAGTACCAGGCGAATTAA
- a CDS encoding homing endonuclease associated repeat-containing protein: MSTPASSDPGDGGDSTPETLRTGLQALAARLGKTPTVVEMHKQGNFHPEQYVDAFGSWDDALEVAGLDPDESKNQISEIELLAELQRLAQELGHSPTQEDMKEHGKYADNTYKLRFGTWNNALQEAMLDTNDISEKDLLRELERVADELGRVPTAAEMAEHGEHAPATYHRRFGSWMNALVEADFSNVEL; the protein is encoded by the coding sequence ATGAGTACCCCGGCGTCTTCTGACCCCGGCGACGGTGGCGATTCCACGCCCGAGACACTTCGTACGGGCCTCCAAGCCCTTGCTGCGCGCCTTGGCAAAACACCCACCGTCGTCGAAATGCACAAACAGGGTAACTTCCACCCCGAACAGTACGTCGACGCCTTCGGGTCGTGGGACGACGCGCTCGAAGTCGCGGGTCTCGACCCCGATGAAAGTAAGAACCAAATTTCCGAAATCGAACTCCTCGCAGAACTCCAGCGACTCGCCCAAGAACTCGGCCACTCCCCGACTCAGGAGGACATGAAAGAGCACGGGAAGTACGCCGACAACACCTACAAACTCCGGTTCGGCACCTGGAACAACGCACTCCAAGAGGCGATGCTCGATACAAACGATATATCGGAGAAGGACTTGCTCCGAGAGCTTGAACGCGTCGCAGACGAACTCGGCCGCGTCCCCACAGCGGCGGAGATGGCCGAGCACGGCGAGCACGCGCCCGCGACCTACCACCGTCGATTCGGTTCGTGGATGAACGCGCTCGTCGAAGCAGACTTCTCGAACGTCGAACTATAG
- a CDS encoding outer membrane protein assembly factor BamB family protein: MHVEFSPRQHRLTAILLTATLLFGGVAPALDLGFVGTASAASTSPEWSAPTSVTTAVATDGMGNVYVNDDGGDTLNDGIIRKYSPDGTQLYERTISNEPFNTLAASNSTLAVAASPSGFDAEPNSAYLMSLYPENGSVNWSKNGSDWGDVAVHDDLVVGLNRSGRTVEAFDAETGSREWSYSYTGSTTGGIDTLAVDHQRELVYLPVSDGQIHELYATNGSRSRAYTPPADVRRLLFDERNRRLLARYDSTGSVLGVLNVTDAAFVHETNVTLQGGTKGWAFDAYSETFYHGAYNGGIPKLWAYNLSDLGNPVHYDTLNTSFTPHSIAAYSTVGANTTLAIGTQSELHVYDSGQQAHAIPELASENSISGVVRTETGAPCRNCTVRVMAVNYSALDVAPDEYRERADELLARARNMTPDDWQSNPMLTGPDGRYATASAEFVAIHTESDWNPGTFLRSGVADLRKDPSLGTPRTHVPAGEPVVLSVHDPSRSPFYQDDIDEDLRGVTTSETIVVEQVGPGNSTLDEYHVETKPRITTIAGKTHEVARLSLDQGFYRLHPERSSVSVPLTVGDPREIASGYAADLRDRANRLSNHAKYVQGLRDQQTFAPLTATTDDEGRFSLSVTDANLKRAGVVAYRAPDGLKTDPRNVSLANIRTFYEETNTTASLYLPTDATTVDVPTSNVTVRVREASTPPFLSTGRYADLSALLADYLRNQSFADLPPALQQRLNNTTRDRLEPVYQRLDALAEQNDQLRDRYEALLRDQDKRTIDVTVGNATDADLRQRIQALRQSITELRDSLDIGNVGVRPGDDSVSSQATFDAPLSIEQVTVLGHWSNGTSFVVPEQYVSLDQHTVSDVGLRSTTVHVADYPLTASDSAALRFEYRVATPDDLGTASAQATNPSLDGDLPTLASIDLSTLEPGPNETVTVDANPESDSTFRRVTSATVYGPTGAAVATSNITHGDTFTFDTQGAGRYVVRVHIASTDGASVVETFRLTADLTNRNRPPSIRAVSGPTGTYALVGDGFEGGTVELSRSNTAISVVGQLPADARPPSTTHVYLSSVQPGREPDLSLRYVRGRDHRPLNWTVGVTIHSKAVSENALLYRGDSPITDEGTMYGEYDRRLNGTVVSTYTDTDGTVRVQTVNSPTFWEQAVYRIRTLFG, from the coding sequence ATGCACGTCGAGTTTTCACCCCGCCAGCACCGCCTGACAGCCATCCTCCTGACCGCGACCCTCCTGTTCGGGGGTGTCGCACCCGCCCTTGACCTGGGGTTCGTCGGGACGGCGAGCGCCGCGAGCACATCGCCGGAGTGGTCCGCACCGACGAGCGTCACCACGGCCGTCGCGACGGACGGTATGGGGAACGTCTACGTGAACGACGACGGCGGCGACACGCTCAACGACGGCATAATTCGGAAGTACAGTCCGGACGGAACACAGCTCTATGAGCGGACGATTTCAAACGAACCCTTCAACACGCTCGCGGCATCGAACAGCACGCTCGCGGTCGCCGCGTCCCCGAGCGGATTCGACGCCGAACCGAACTCGGCGTACCTGATGTCGCTCTATCCCGAGAATGGGAGCGTCAATTGGTCGAAGAACGGAAGCGACTGGGGTGACGTGGCGGTTCACGACGACCTCGTTGTTGGCTTGAACCGCTCCGGACGGACGGTCGAAGCGTTCGACGCCGAAACTGGCAGCCGCGAGTGGTCGTACTCCTACACCGGGAGTACGACCGGCGGTATCGACACGCTCGCGGTCGACCACCAGCGCGAACTCGTGTACCTCCCCGTCTCGGACGGCCAGATTCACGAACTCTACGCCACCAACGGCAGTCGCTCGCGCGCGTACACGCCGCCCGCGGACGTTCGGCGCTTGCTGTTCGACGAGCGGAACCGCCGTCTGCTCGCCCGATACGATTCGACCGGTTCGGTTCTCGGCGTGCTGAACGTCACGGATGCGGCTTTCGTGCACGAGACGAACGTCACGCTTCAGGGCGGGACGAAGGGATGGGCGTTCGACGCGTACTCGGAGACGTTCTACCACGGCGCGTACAACGGCGGCATCCCGAAACTCTGGGCGTACAACCTCTCGGACCTGGGCAACCCCGTCCACTACGACACGCTCAATACGAGTTTCACGCCACACTCGATAGCGGCGTACAGCACTGTCGGCGCGAACACGACGCTCGCCATCGGTACCCAAAGCGAGTTGCATGTTTACGACTCCGGCCAGCAGGCCCACGCCATTCCGGAACTGGCTTCCGAGAATTCGATTTCGGGTGTCGTCCGTACCGAGACGGGCGCTCCGTGCCGGAACTGTACGGTGCGTGTTATGGCGGTGAACTACTCGGCGCTCGACGTCGCGCCCGACGAATACCGCGAGCGCGCCGACGAACTCCTCGCGCGGGCGCGGAACATGACGCCCGACGACTGGCAGTCGAACCCCATGCTCACCGGACCGGACGGCCGCTACGCGACCGCGAGTGCCGAGTTCGTGGCTATTCACACCGAAAGCGACTGGAACCCCGGCACGTTCCTCCGGTCGGGCGTCGCCGACCTCCGAAAAGACCCCTCGCTCGGCACACCGCGCACGCACGTTCCCGCGGGCGAACCGGTCGTCCTCTCAGTCCATGACCCGTCGCGGTCGCCGTTCTATCAGGACGACATCGACGAGGACCTCCGCGGCGTCACGACGAGCGAGACTATCGTCGTCGAGCAGGTCGGTCCCGGCAATAGCACGCTCGACGAGTACCACGTCGAAACTAAGCCTCGCATTACGACGATCGCGGGCAAGACCCACGAAGTCGCACGGCTCTCGCTCGACCAGGGCTTCTACCGCCTCCACCCCGAAAGGTCGTCGGTGTCGGTGCCGCTGACGGTCGGCGACCCCCGGGAAATCGCTTCGGGGTACGCCGCGGATCTCCGCGACCGCGCGAACCGACTGTCGAACCACGCGAAGTACGTCCAGGGCCTCCGCGACCAGCAGACATTCGCGCCGCTCACCGCGACGACCGACGACGAGGGCCGATTCTCGCTCTCGGTCACGGACGCGAACCTCAAGCGCGCGGGCGTGGTCGCCTACCGCGCACCGGACGGTTTGAAGACGGACCCTCGGAACGTCTCGCTCGCCAACATCCGCACGTTCTACGAGGAGACGAACACAACGGCCTCGCTCTACTTGCCGACCGACGCGACGACCGTTGACGTGCCAACGTCGAACGTCACCGTTCGCGTCCGGGAAGCGTCGACGCCACCGTTCCTGTCTACGGGACGGTACGCGGACCTCTCGGCGCTGCTCGCCGACTACCTCCGAAACCAGTCGTTCGCCGACCTCCCTCCGGCGCTCCAGCAGCGCCTGAACAACACGACGCGCGACCGTCTCGAACCCGTCTACCAGCGTCTTGACGCGCTTGCCGAGCAGAACGACCAACTGCGCGACCGCTACGAAGCCCTTCTGCGCGACCAGGACAAACGGACGATAGACGTGACGGTCGGAAACGCGACCGACGCGGACCTCCGCCAGCGAATTCAGGCACTCCGCCAATCGATAACCGAACTCCGGGATTCGCTCGACATCGGAAACGTCGGTGTACGCCCCGGCGACGACTCTGTTTCCTCCCAAGCGACGTTCGACGCACCACTCTCCATCGAGCAGGTGACGGTCCTCGGCCACTGGTCGAACGGCACGTCGTTCGTCGTCCCCGAGCAGTACGTCTCACTCGACCAGCACACCGTCTCGGACGTGGGCCTTCGCTCAACCACCGTTCACGTCGCCGACTATCCGCTCACCGCCTCGGACTCTGCCGCGCTTCGCTTCGAGTACCGCGTCGCCACCCCGGACGACCTCGGCACCGCGAGCGCACAGGCGACGAATCCCTCGCTCGATGGCGACTTGCCGACGCTTGCCAGCATCGACCTCTCGACGCTCGAACCCGGCCCGAACGAAACCGTCACCGTTGACGCGAACCCCGAATCCGATTCGACGTTCCGGCGCGTCACGAGCGCCACCGTCTACGGACCGACGGGCGCGGCGGTCGCCACGTCGAACATCACGCACGGCGACACCTTCACGTTCGACACCCAGGGCGCAGGCCGGTACGTCGTTCGTGTCCATATCGCGTCGACGGACGGCGCGTCGGTCGTCGAGACCTTCCGTCTCACTGCCGACTTGACGAACCGGAACCGCCCGCCGAGCATCCGCGCCGTCAGCGGCCCCACGGGAACCTACGCACTCGTCGGCGACGGCTTCGAGGGCGGCACTGTCGAACTCAGCCGAAGCAACACCGCAATTTCGGTCGTCGGCCAGCTTCCCGCCGACGCCCGCCCACCGTCGACGACCCACGTCTACCTCTCCTCGGTCCAACCCGGCCGGGAACCCGACCTCTCACTCCGCTACGTCCGCGGCCGCGACCACCGTCCGCTGAACTGGACGGTCGGCGTGACGATCCACTCGAAGGCCGTGAGCGAGAACGCACTCCTCTACCGCGGCGACTCACCGATTACGGACGAGGGGACGATGTACGGTGAGTACGACCGACGCTTGAACGGGACAGTTGTCTCGACGTACACCGACACGGACGGGACTGTTCGAGTGCAGACGGTGAACTCGCCGACGTTCTGGGAGCAAGCCGTCTACCGAATACGCACGCTGTTCGGATAA